A region of Nocardioides alkalitolerans DNA encodes the following proteins:
- a CDS encoding MFS transporter, with translation MGATGTVGRRALLTDRGFLRLWAGTSASGLATWAMPFVLGLAVVDGSLGAAALGAALAARTVGFLVVLPAAGVLADRHAPRLVVLLASVVAAGGSFALAATLGRSVPATLVAALLVGVGQGACRPAFQALVPATVAEPDRQAANAAITVAVRASVLLGPAVAGLGAAVAGAAWFVAATGLLWVVAALAPARPVGDRDEARRETVERGRGFRGEFAEGLREARRHPWFLGGLGALATVIMTGYSVTAVALPLVSAGTAGSGVLLAAGATSYTAGALLGGLLLARWRPPSTGWVALGGLGLYAVAPLALALDPRLPVVVAAYVVVGIGIELFNVPWFTALQREVAPDRLSRVSSLDFLVSYGLAPLGLALVAPAVDLLGMQAVLLGCAAACVLGPALAVLAPGSRHFATTTPTGPTGPTGPTGPAGARG, from the coding sequence GTGGGGGCGACGGGGACGGTGGGTCGGCGTGCGCTCCTGACGGACCGTGGGTTCCTGCGCCTGTGGGCCGGTACGTCGGCGTCCGGGCTCGCGACGTGGGCGATGCCGTTCGTGCTGGGGCTGGCGGTCGTCGACGGCTCGTTGGGCGCGGCGGCGCTCGGGGCGGCCCTCGCCGCCCGCACCGTCGGGTTCCTCGTCGTGCTGCCCGCGGCGGGCGTGCTCGCCGACCGCCACGCCCCGCGGCTCGTCGTGCTGCTCGCCTCCGTGGTCGCGGCCGGCGGCTCGTTCGCCCTCGCGGCGACGCTCGGACGTTCCGTCCCGGCGACGCTGGTGGCCGCCCTGCTCGTCGGCGTCGGGCAGGGGGCCTGCCGCCCCGCCTTCCAGGCGCTCGTGCCCGCGACGGTGGCCGAGCCCGACCGCCAGGCCGCCAACGCGGCCATCACGGTGGCCGTGCGTGCCTCCGTGCTCCTCGGGCCCGCGGTGGCGGGGCTGGGCGCCGCCGTGGCCGGGGCCGCCTGGTTCGTCGCCGCCACGGGCCTGCTGTGGGTGGTGGCCGCGCTGGCGCCCGCGCGACCTGTCGGCGACCGCGACGAGGCCCGTCGGGAGACCGTGGAACGGGGCCGCGGTTTTCGTGGCGAGTTCGCGGAGGGACTGCGCGAGGCGCGTCGCCACCCGTGGTTCCTGGGCGGTCTCGGCGCGCTGGCGACCGTGATCATGACGGGCTACTCGGTGACGGCGGTCGCGCTACCGCTGGTCAGCGCCGGGACGGCCGGCTCCGGGGTGCTGCTGGCGGCGGGCGCGACGTCGTACACCGCCGGAGCACTGCTGGGCGGCCTGCTCCTCGCCCGCTGGCGCCCGCCGTCCACGGGATGGGTGGCGCTCGGCGGCCTCGGGCTCTACGCCGTGGCGCCGCTCGCCCTGGCGCTGGACCCGCGGCTCCCGGTCGTGGTCGCGGCGTACGTCGTCGTGGGCATCGGGATCGAGCTCTTCAACGTGCCCTGGTTCACGGCGCTGCAGCGGGAGGTCGCGCCGGACCGGCTGTCGCGGGTCTCGTCCCTCGACTTCCTGGTCTCCTACGGCCTGGCGCCGCTGGGGCTCGCTCTCGTCGCGCCGGCGGTCGACCTGCTGGGGATGCAGGCGGTGCTGCTCGGCTGCGCCGCGGCGTGCGTGCTCGGCCCCGCCCTCGCGGTGCTCGCGCCGGGCAGTCGACACTTCGCGACTACGACCCCGACGGGTCCGACGGGCCCGACGGGCCCGACGGGTCCGGCAGGGGCACGCGGATGA
- a CDS encoding iron ABC transporter permease yields MSHGEKPRRASVRRRLAFWPLLVLLVLATLGSLVASLAFGSERIPVGEVVGAVTDRFAGRDAGRWDVIVWELRMPRALLAVVVGAGLAVAGVGMQTLVRNPLADPFLLGISSGASVGATAVITTGFLGGLGIYAVSTGALLGAVGSALLVWLVATAQGGLTPLRLVLSGVVLSSGLSAIASFLVFLSGDPRAANSVMFWMLGSVGGATWEKLWIPAVLVALLGAGMLALHRWMDALAAGPDTASALGVNVAAMRTTLFVGLAVLVGVLVAVSGGIGFVGLIVPHAARLVVGARHRVVLPVAALGGGLFLLWVDVVARLAVRPQEIPLGVVTGVVGAPLFLLLMGRGRYRFGGQQ; encoded by the coding sequence GTGAGCCACGGCGAGAAGCCGCGGCGCGCCTCCGTGCGTCGCCGGCTCGCGTTCTGGCCCCTGCTGGTGCTCCTGGTCCTCGCGACCCTGGGGAGCCTCGTCGCGTCCCTCGCCTTCGGCTCGGAACGGATCCCGGTCGGCGAGGTCGTCGGCGCGGTGACCGACCGCTTCGCGGGCCGCGATGCCGGTCGGTGGGACGTCATCGTGTGGGAGCTGCGGATGCCGCGGGCGCTGCTGGCCGTCGTGGTCGGCGCCGGGCTCGCCGTGGCCGGCGTCGGCATGCAGACGCTGGTGCGCAACCCCCTCGCCGACCCGTTCCTGCTCGGCATCAGCTCGGGCGCCTCGGTGGGCGCGACCGCCGTCATCACGACGGGGTTCCTCGGCGGGCTCGGGATCTACGCCGTCTCCACCGGAGCGCTGCTCGGCGCGGTCGGCTCGGCCCTCCTCGTCTGGCTGGTGGCCACGGCCCAGGGCGGCCTGACGCCGCTGCGGCTCGTGCTGTCCGGGGTCGTGCTCTCCTCCGGCCTCTCGGCCATCGCGTCCTTCCTCGTCTTCCTCAGCGGTGACCCCCGGGCCGCGAACTCGGTGATGTTCTGGATGCTCGGCAGCGTCGGCGGCGCGACCTGGGAGAAGCTGTGGATCCCGGCCGTGCTCGTCGCGCTCCTCGGCGCCGGCATGCTCGCCCTGCACCGCTGGATGGACGCCCTGGCCGCAGGGCCCGACACCGCCTCCGCCCTCGGCGTCAACGTCGCGGCGATGCGCACGACCCTGTTCGTCGGGCTCGCCGTGCTCGTCGGCGTGCTCGTCGCGGTCAGCGGCGGCATCGGCTTCGTCGGCCTGATCGTGCCCCACGCCGCCCGCCTCGTCGTCGGTGCTCGCCACCGCGTCGTGCTCCCCGTCGCCGCGCTCGGCGGCGGCCTGTTCCTGCTCTGGGTCGACGTCGTCGCCCGCCTCGCCGTCCGACCGCAGGAGATCCCGCTCGGCGTCGTCACCGGCGTCGTCGGGGCGCCCCTCTTCCTGCTGCTCATGGGCCGGGGCCGCTACCGGTTCGGGGGCCAGCAGTGA